CCGGTCCACCGCCAGATCACGATCGTGGAGACCGCGAACTTCGAACCCCAGTTGGACTCCCGCCAGTTGACGGGGTCGATCCCGACGAAGTCGAGCAGCCAGTTGATCATGCCGCCGTCCCAGGAGAACAGCAGCACGAAGACCAGCGTGGCCGCCGCCACCGACGTGGCGTACGGGGTGAGCATGATGACCCGCCACACGGTCGAGCCGCGCAGCCGGTAGTTGAGCAGGTGCGCGATGCCGATCGCCACCAGCAGCTGGGGGACGGTCGCGATCACGCCGATGGTGAAGGTGACCCACAGGGAGTTCCAGAAGAAGTCCGAGGACAGCAGGTTCTGGTAGTTGTCCAGGCCCACCCAGGTCTGGTTGTCCAGGTCGGACAGCTGCACGTTGTGCAGCGAGTACCAGCCGGTGTAGAGCAGCGGGACGAGCGAGAACGCCCCGAAGATCAGGAAGAAGGGGGAGATGAAGACGTACGGGGAGGCCTTCATGTCCCAGCGGTACAGCCGGCTGCGCCACGAGTGGGTGGCCGCCGGCGGCGTACCGCGAACCTGAGCGCCCCGGACCGCGCCCGGCTCATCGCCGGGCGCGGTCTCGGCGCTCGCCGCGGAATGCGCGAGTGCCTCTTTGGAGCTGGTCACTGGCCGAGCACGTCCTTGATCTCCTTGCTGGCGGCGTCCCAGCCCTCCTCAGGGCTCTTGCCCTTC
The DNA window shown above is from Streptomyces akebiae and carries:
- a CDS encoding carbohydrate ABC transporter permease — translated: MTSSKEALAHSAASAETAPGDEPGAVRGAQVRGTPPAATHSWRSRLYRWDMKASPYVFISPFFLIFGAFSLVPLLYTGWYSLHNVQLSDLDNQTWVGLDNYQNLLSSDFFWNSLWVTFTIGVIATVPQLLVAIGIAHLLNYRLRGSTVWRVIMLTPYATSVAAATLVFVLLFSWDGGMINWLLDFVGIDPVNWRESNWGSKFAVSTIVIWRWTGYNALIYLAAMQAIPADLYESASIDGANRWQQFVHVTIPQLRPTILFTAVVSTIGATQLFGEPLLFGGADGSKGGSEHQYQTLGLYMYDQGFMIGNLGKASAIAWSMFLILLIVAAINLLLTRRLRKTP